In Mytilus edulis chromosome 7, xbMytEdul2.2, whole genome shotgun sequence, a single genomic region encodes these proteins:
- the LOC139481390 gene encoding uncharacterized protein isoform X1: MAEGGTTNTDDCLIHEDSSSDEDFANVLHKLDQFRATGDFDDFDASLINARKDDINAFRKKDQFGVPEGFEDFDFTETGSASLWQGCTSKYSDQSSDENSDNGTTLRDEIIDDSLKNADLIDEDGNNVLHKLVLMGDADNFDNFDCQINKLLFRKGKEFVKKALKQKNNIGNTPLLELLRCEDMECVNREALQIFLHEDYEYDINTSNNMKLGPLHLIMSKEFLPNIYENVSSTTDKQLLDDYNKKRNKIATMLLNTRANVNQKDIFDRTPLFLANATSSVQLLINNGADLNINDIFGRSILLAAVSMENHKQLTQYYIEKMDKQHFLHSDVYQSTLFHYVAILQKELEICDYLERKDRKCWDNLECKDIKGHAPYEVSRFRLHSEINRIPNINIESIHSLLEKRGIGAPWDYAESEDIKQTVIKFAEELCIAIGEEDARLKCTLRRSGSTEEGTKVGDPNEFDFIFCLDEIQKLCSVKDLKMEKEFFELNANMTNKDIPQHFKMFFGEDGLCKISEVRMAFSRAVKTVVFDEKIWKSKNIIFGKLKNSTECDKPVLTMEIHWFGCSYKDEIISIDLVPAIRKTEWWPSNGGSCELLRNESIKGQGCLLLFQTTVMVHSETHLRISCSPAEIKLLKNVLPSYFLEGYRLCKLLYLWLINTHSSDDKYIQACIKDKLITSYMFKNCLFYVFENYKTKGMPVATSNEHVAIIDLVGDILLCLKTFNKNQTFPVFFIPRREDIFIIKPYEQINLMEELKDILKHQCETRAHVITYMLKIHGREK; the protein is encoded by the exons ATGATTGTTTGATACACGAAGATTCTTCATCAGATGAGGACTTTGCAAATGTACTTCATAAATTGGACCAGTTTAGAGCTACTGGAGATTTCGATGATTTTG aTGCATCTTTAATAAACGCAAGAAAAGACGATATTAACGCATTTCGTAAAAAGGACCAATTTGGAGTTCCCGAGGGGTTCGAAGACTTtg ATTTCACAGAAACAGGATCTGCATCTCTTTGGCAAG gttGTACTAGCAAGTACAGTGACCAGAGTAGCGACGAAAACAGTGACAATGGAACAACACTTAGGGATGAAATAATAG atgattCTTTAAAAAATGCAGATCTAATAGACGAAGATGGTAATAATGTTCTCCATAAATTGGTTCTAATGGGAGATGCCGATAATTTCGACAACTTTGATTGTCAAATAAACAAGCTTCTTTTTAGAAAAGGAAAAGAGTTCGTTAAAAAGGctttaaagcaaaaaaataatatagGAAATACACCTTTGCTTGAACTATTAAGATGTGAAGATATGGAATGTGTTAACCGAGAGGCCCTACAAATCTTTTTACACGAAGACTATGAATATGATATCAACACTTCGAACAATATGAAATTAGGTCCGCTTCATCTAATAATGTCAAAAGAATTTTTGCCCAATATTTACGAAAATGTTTCATCCACCACTGACAAACAACTGCTGGATGATTACAACAAAAAGAGAAATAAGATTGCAACAATGTTACTGAATACTCGTGCAAATGTTAACCAAAAAGATATTTTCGACCGTACGCCATTGTTTTTAGCAAATGCTACAAGTTCAGTTCAGCTTCTGATAAACAATGGTGCAGATTTGAATATTAACGATATATTTGGAAGATCCATATTACTGGCAGCTGTATCTATGGAAAATCATAAACAACTTACTCAGTATTATATCGAAAAGATGGACAAACAACATTTTTTACATTCTGATGTTTATCAATCAACATTATTTCACTACGTAGCGATATTGCAGAAAGAATTGGAGATATGTGATTACCTGGAACGTAAAGATAGAAAATGTTGGGATAACTTGGAATGTAAAGATATTAAAGGACATGCACCTTATGAAGTTTCGAGATTTCGGTTACATTCTGAAATCAATAGAATTCCAAATATTAATATCGAATCAATACATTCACTTTTGGAAAAGAGAGGAATAGGAGCCCCATGGGACTATGCCGAAAGTGAAGATATCAAGCAAACTGTTATAAAGTTTGCTGAAGAATTGTGCATAGCTATTGGTGAAGAGGACGCAAGACTGAAATGTACTCTTCGAAGATCAGGGAGTACAGAAGAGGGAACAAAAGTAGGTGATCCAAATGAATTCGATTTTATATTCTGCTTGGACGAAATCCAGAAATTGTGTAGCGTTAAAGATCTGAAGATGGAAAAAGAATTTTTTGAACTGAATGCTAACATGACCAATAAAGACATCCCTCAGCATTTCAAAATGTTCTTTGGGGAAGATGGTTTGTGTAAAATATCCGAGGTTCGAATGGCATTTTCTAGAGCGGTGAAAACAGTTGTTTTCGATGAGAAGATTTGGAAAtcaaaaaacattatttttgggAAGTTGAAAAATTCTACTGAATGTGACAAACCGGTGTTAACAATGGAAATACATTGGTTTGGATGTTCTTACAAAGACGAAATTATAAGTATTGACCTCGTGCCAGCTATCAGAAAAACAGAATGGTGGCCTTCAAATGGTGGAAGTTGCGAGTTGCTGAGGAATGAAAGTATTAAAGGACAAGGATGCTTATTACTTTTTCAAACAACAGTGATGGTACACTCGGAAACACATCTTAGAATTTCCTGTTCCCCAGCAGAGATCAAgttgttaaaaaatgttttaccgTCGTACTTTCTTGAGGGGTATCGTCTTTGTAAACTACTTTATCTGTGGCTTATAAATACCCATAGTTCGGACGACAAGTACATTCAGGCTTGTATAAAAGATAAATTGATAACAAGCTATATGTTCAAAAATTGTCTCTTCTATGTGTTCGAAAATTACAAGACGAAAGGCATGCCTGTAGCAACCAGCAATGAACATGTAGCTATAATTGATTTAGTAGGCGATATCCTATTATGTTTGAAgacttttaacaaaaatcaaacGTTTCCAGTATTTTTCATTCCCAGACGTGAAGACATTTTCATCATCAAACCTTATGAACAAATTAATCTCATGGAGGAATTAAAGGACATCTTAAAACATCAATGCGAAACCCGTGCACATGTTATAACGTATATGCTAAAGATACATGGTAGGGAAAAGTAA
- the LOC139481390 gene encoding uncharacterized protein isoform X2, whose translation MAEGGTTNTDDCLIHEDSSSDEDFANVLHKLDQFRATGDFDDFDASLINARKDDINAFRKKDQFGVPEGFEDFGCTSKYSDQSSDENSDNGTTLRDEIIDDSLKNADLIDEDGNNVLHKLVLMGDADNFDNFDCQINKLLFRKGKEFVKKALKQKNNIGNTPLLELLRCEDMECVNREALQIFLHEDYEYDINTSNNMKLGPLHLIMSKEFLPNIYENVSSTTDKQLLDDYNKKRNKIATMLLNTRANVNQKDIFDRTPLFLANATSSVQLLINNGADLNINDIFGRSILLAAVSMENHKQLTQYYIEKMDKQHFLHSDVYQSTLFHYVAILQKELEICDYLERKDRKCWDNLECKDIKGHAPYEVSRFRLHSEINRIPNINIESIHSLLEKRGIGAPWDYAESEDIKQTVIKFAEELCIAIGEEDARLKCTLRRSGSTEEGTKVGDPNEFDFIFCLDEIQKLCSVKDLKMEKEFFELNANMTNKDIPQHFKMFFGEDGLCKISEVRMAFSRAVKTVVFDEKIWKSKNIIFGKLKNSTECDKPVLTMEIHWFGCSYKDEIISIDLVPAIRKTEWWPSNGGSCELLRNESIKGQGCLLLFQTTVMVHSETHLRISCSPAEIKLLKNVLPSYFLEGYRLCKLLYLWLINTHSSDDKYIQACIKDKLITSYMFKNCLFYVFENYKTKGMPVATSNEHVAIIDLVGDILLCLKTFNKNQTFPVFFIPRREDIFIIKPYEQINLMEELKDILKHQCETRAHVITYMLKIHGREK comes from the exons ATGATTGTTTGATACACGAAGATTCTTCATCAGATGAGGACTTTGCAAATGTACTTCATAAATTGGACCAGTTTAGAGCTACTGGAGATTTCGATGATTTTG aTGCATCTTTAATAAACGCAAGAAAAGACGATATTAACGCATTTCGTAAAAAGGACCAATTTGGAGTTCCCGAGGGGTTCGAAGACTTtg gttGTACTAGCAAGTACAGTGACCAGAGTAGCGACGAAAACAGTGACAATGGAACAACACTTAGGGATGAAATAATAG atgattCTTTAAAAAATGCAGATCTAATAGACGAAGATGGTAATAATGTTCTCCATAAATTGGTTCTAATGGGAGATGCCGATAATTTCGACAACTTTGATTGTCAAATAAACAAGCTTCTTTTTAGAAAAGGAAAAGAGTTCGTTAAAAAGGctttaaagcaaaaaaataatatagGAAATACACCTTTGCTTGAACTATTAAGATGTGAAGATATGGAATGTGTTAACCGAGAGGCCCTACAAATCTTTTTACACGAAGACTATGAATATGATATCAACACTTCGAACAATATGAAATTAGGTCCGCTTCATCTAATAATGTCAAAAGAATTTTTGCCCAATATTTACGAAAATGTTTCATCCACCACTGACAAACAACTGCTGGATGATTACAACAAAAAGAGAAATAAGATTGCAACAATGTTACTGAATACTCGTGCAAATGTTAACCAAAAAGATATTTTCGACCGTACGCCATTGTTTTTAGCAAATGCTACAAGTTCAGTTCAGCTTCTGATAAACAATGGTGCAGATTTGAATATTAACGATATATTTGGAAGATCCATATTACTGGCAGCTGTATCTATGGAAAATCATAAACAACTTACTCAGTATTATATCGAAAAGATGGACAAACAACATTTTTTACATTCTGATGTTTATCAATCAACATTATTTCACTACGTAGCGATATTGCAGAAAGAATTGGAGATATGTGATTACCTGGAACGTAAAGATAGAAAATGTTGGGATAACTTGGAATGTAAAGATATTAAAGGACATGCACCTTATGAAGTTTCGAGATTTCGGTTACATTCTGAAATCAATAGAATTCCAAATATTAATATCGAATCAATACATTCACTTTTGGAAAAGAGAGGAATAGGAGCCCCATGGGACTATGCCGAAAGTGAAGATATCAAGCAAACTGTTATAAAGTTTGCTGAAGAATTGTGCATAGCTATTGGTGAAGAGGACGCAAGACTGAAATGTACTCTTCGAAGATCAGGGAGTACAGAAGAGGGAACAAAAGTAGGTGATCCAAATGAATTCGATTTTATATTCTGCTTGGACGAAATCCAGAAATTGTGTAGCGTTAAAGATCTGAAGATGGAAAAAGAATTTTTTGAACTGAATGCTAACATGACCAATAAAGACATCCCTCAGCATTTCAAAATGTTCTTTGGGGAAGATGGTTTGTGTAAAATATCCGAGGTTCGAATGGCATTTTCTAGAGCGGTGAAAACAGTTGTTTTCGATGAGAAGATTTGGAAAtcaaaaaacattatttttgggAAGTTGAAAAATTCTACTGAATGTGACAAACCGGTGTTAACAATGGAAATACATTGGTTTGGATGTTCTTACAAAGACGAAATTATAAGTATTGACCTCGTGCCAGCTATCAGAAAAACAGAATGGTGGCCTTCAAATGGTGGAAGTTGCGAGTTGCTGAGGAATGAAAGTATTAAAGGACAAGGATGCTTATTACTTTTTCAAACAACAGTGATGGTACACTCGGAAACACATCTTAGAATTTCCTGTTCCCCAGCAGAGATCAAgttgttaaaaaatgttttaccgTCGTACTTTCTTGAGGGGTATCGTCTTTGTAAACTACTTTATCTGTGGCTTATAAATACCCATAGTTCGGACGACAAGTACATTCAGGCTTGTATAAAAGATAAATTGATAACAAGCTATATGTTCAAAAATTGTCTCTTCTATGTGTTCGAAAATTACAAGACGAAAGGCATGCCTGTAGCAACCAGCAATGAACATGTAGCTATAATTGATTTAGTAGGCGATATCCTATTATGTTTGAAgacttttaacaaaaatcaaacGTTTCCAGTATTTTTCATTCCCAGACGTGAAGACATTTTCATCATCAAACCTTATGAACAAATTAATCTCATGGAGGAATTAAAGGACATCTTAAAACATCAATGCGAAACCCGTGCACATGTTATAACGTATATGCTAAAGATACATGGTAGGGAAAAGTAA